The Rosa rugosa chromosome 3, drRosRugo1.1, whole genome shotgun sequence sequence ATCCAATTGAAGTAGAGATTTGTCCGAGCAAGAATCTCAGGTGTTGAGCAATCTCAGACGATTGaaatgagaagaagaagaagaagaagataaagaagaaAGGATAGAGAGAGCTGGCGTTACAAATACAGTGTGTTAAAAGATGCAGAGAATGATGGGTTGCGAGAAAACAAATAATAGTCTATAAAACAAGGGAGCAAGTGAGCATGGTCAGAAAGGGACAAAACGCAAAACGTGGCGTGCAGAAAATTTGAGCACGTAACCATTTTAGGTTTGGGATTTAATGCGCTTTAATTAGGTTATGTGAGGAGAAGAACAAGGATTGGTCAAGTGCTAATGCCTAGTTGGTTATTCCTTATCGAGGAAATAGGAGATGGATAATGACAGCTGACTACCTAGCTTTAGAAATAAGAGAGATAGATAGCTATGACAGTTTGCAACGATGAGGATGCGTTTGCCAGGTCACACTAGGAAAAGAACAAACCAATAGTTAATTGGTGCAAATCCATGAGCTCAATCAAGTGTACTAGTGTGGCGTCTTTCAGATACGTATGGTCACCGTGGTTGAAGGCCAGAAGGCCAAACCATCATCGGAAAAGAACGTGGTGACACTGTTGCCCATTCCAATCCGACTCCTTGGCCTTAGGAGGAGGATGGTGTTTATAATCCGACTTCGTGGCAGCCACATGTTCAAACTTTAACAGAAGCCACACATATGTAAGGTCACCTAACATTTTTCCGTTACGGAATTATCAAACTGAAGTATGGTCCCATTTGGTTGAATTGAACCAAGACTTGTACTACAGAAACGTTTATTCATTGTTCACCAATGGAAGTTTTGTTTACAGTCTACCATCCATGGTAATCTATGTTTTCTACTACTTCAAGGTTACTATCCAACCCCTATTTTCTTCTGCAAGACCCATCTGTATATTTGAAAGAGCCTGATACAGTTGCTCAGAAACTCCACCAAGTCCAGTTTCTTGGTAAGACACCCTGCAAAGGAAAGAGAAATCTTAGCACTACGACTAGCTAATTAAAGCCATGAAAATGGCGCACTTCTAAGACTTATACAAGTGGATGTTGTCAATAACTCAATTCGTTAGATCAGGGAACCAATATGAGAAGATCACCTTTTTCCCAGGTAAGTTATGCTGCCTATAGGTGATAAACAGACAGCATATCCAGTACAGAACACTTCATCAGCTTCTAGCAATTCCTCAATCGACACAGGGCGCTCCTCAACCTGGTTTTGGATGCATGTAAAGCAAAACTCAAAAGAGCACAGAATGATGCTAAAATATTTTATTACCATTACCAGTACCATGTAAAAGTAATATGTGAATTTCTATTGGCGCTGGCAGCATATAGGGGTCATAGGTTGAACTTTCCCATGGCCAAAAACTCATATATTACTCCAATTATAATTTAACATATTTCTCCAATCAGTAGTACtgatgattaaaaaaaaaaaacaagaaaatactTAATCATACTTCAAATGATCATccaaaaggaacaaaaaaagaaaataaaagtacCAATCAAAAGTGCAGCCAACTAAGGCAGGTCTACGTGATATGCTGGTTATACAGGAACCATACAATGTATTTAATCCCATTATTAAGCTGGATATTGAACCTGTGGTTCCAGGCTTCCAGCTGAACTAGTTGCAGATTGATGGCTAATCATAGAAGTAAGGAAATATGAGGATGACCGAAAAAGCGTAAAAGGTATCTAGCAGTAGAGATCTCGCTATATTACAAGTAGATTGGACTTTTTAAGAATCTTAATTGTCAACCACTCATCAAAGATTGTCACCTAGAATACATACCTGGTACCCTTGGCTGCAAGCAATTTCAATTATACTTTTGCGTGTAACGCCAGGCAAAATTGTCCCTTCCAGTGCTGGAGTGGAAATAATTTTGTCCTATATTAAATCATTTGAAGAAAAACATTAATCGTCCTTCATGTAATCCAATAGATGATTTAGCCTCACAAGTTCCTCAACCATATACTACTTGATCAGCAAAAAGTCAGTACTTCGACCATATGTACCTTCACTAGAAAGATGTTAGCAGTGGAAGTCTGTTCCACATATCTTTTGTGAACAGAATCAAGGTACAAAACATCAGAGAAACCATCTGCTTTTGCCTCCACCTGTGTCTTCAAAACCTTCATGAAAAATCATAGATTTTATATAAGTGTACATCTAGATACTATAAATCCTTAATCCTGAGTACATCTGTGACCGTATTTTGAACGACCAGCGATGTAGAGTTGTATACTACACTGGATCAATCCCAATGTCAATGCAAACACAAATTCTCTCTATATGGAAAAAGGTAACACTCAAACTAACTCTATATAATGCTGTGAACACAGTTAAGGCAATAAATTAAAAAACGGTCAGAATGCAATTGACCTTAGTGCAGCAATAGGCATAGCAATATGGTAAAATTTAAGTAAGAAACCAAATGCTATGTAAATGTGAGTTTACCATAGCATAATTCCCTATGGCATTAACAGTTCCAGCTCCACCACGAACTGCACGATGGATTTCATTTTCAACCACTAAGTTGATTGGTTCCAGTCCCCCCTGTTGCCatcagagagagaaaaaaatatatgctTTACTGAATTAAGTAGCTTCCAATAAAGTCCTTTTCAAGAACGGAAAAGTAGTTGAAATCTTGTACACAATACACAGCTAGTGTGAAAGAAATTATGAAAATATAGATAGTttataaattacaacaattgacCTTAAAGGTGTTCCCCATCGAAGAAGCATATATGAGAAAGGTGAATTCTGGAGCCGGTGTAAGACTAAGAACAGGTCCATTCCCCATAAGTAGTGGTTTGATATGTAGAAAGCCTTTATTTGGTGGCGGAACCTATAGTGAGTGAGGCATAGAGAATTATGATTAGACTTAGCAACTCACTTCAAACAGGACTTGTCTTATCACCAAGCATGTTGGAAATTTACCCAACGTCTATTTGCCAATACAGTAAGTTTCACAGCTTCCACAAACTGCTCAACAGTTGGTGCAGGCATACACATGCGCTCTGCTCCCATTCTCATCCTCAATCCATTTTCCTCTGGACGAAACAGTACTATAGAATTATCTAGCTTCTTGTACGCTTTCAATTCTTCAATTACTCCCTGaattagaaaaacaaaagaagctaCTTTCCACCATAGTAAAAAAATTTGAACTAACCACATGCTCAGAGAAACATGCAGAGCAAATACTTGATGTAAAAAGATAGTAGAAGCATCATAGTTGAAAATTGACATCTCAGAATCTAAACACAGCTACATTAATTGTGCCAAATTACATATATAGCAGGCACAGAAATTGAAAAGTTGGGACTAAAGTAAACAAATATAGTAATTACCTGACCATAGTTCAAAACACAGGCAGCTGGGTTCAACTCAATTTTACCAAAACTCTGTAACCCACCATCGGAAAAGTTCCCATCTTCAGAACACTTCACAGTAAACATATAATCGGTAGTCATAGGGTTGTCGAAGCCAACATTGTCCCAACTTATATCAGGCAATTCAGACGCTTGGCTGTTCTttccaaacaaacaaacaaaaacaaaaaaaaaaaacgaaaatctCACTACATTCTCTCAAGCAAAATCGTAATCAATTGTAAGCAAAACTCAGATGTACGGTACCTATAGCCACCAGAGGCATGAGACTGAATGGCTTGGAGCCTTGTGGTGATCAAACAGAGACGGAGGAGCTGGTACAATTAGACATGCAAAACATTACATGAAATGAACTAAGGGCATGCAAAACATTTCATCAAAAGAACTAATCACTACTAAGCTTATAATATTCTACGACAACACTTGAACGAACAAGTGCGTGCCTTGTAAGACGAGGAGTGGGGGTTTTTGGAGGTGCGGAGAGTAGTTGCGATTGGGGACGGAAAAGCCAGTGCGAGGGTGGAAGTGGAACCCATCTATCTGCGTCTGTGTCTGTGTCTGTGTCTGTGTCTCCGATGAGTGTGAGTGTTGTTGATCGGAGATCGGTTCGGGGACAAAAGGAACGTCTCCTCATTTCGCCACGACACAACCTTTTCCGTTTTGGGGCCGCACGTTAAACTATTGGTCTGGGCCAGCGCTGAATCTGAATTCATGGCCTCAGACTGTGGATTGGATattctttgtcaaaaaaaaaaaaaaaaagactgtgGATTGGATATAAAACCCTGTTGCtgtccatgtttttttttttcatttgattttaaaagttgaaagatTACGGCCAATGTTTTCCTTTGTGAACTCACTCTCTCATGAAAAACCGGCCCAAACATAAACTACCTTATCGATCCATTTTCGAAAGATAAAGAGAC is a genomic window containing:
- the LOC133736994 gene encoding branched-chain-amino-acid aminotransferase 5, chloroplastic-like — protein: MGSTSTLALAFPSPIATTLRTSKNPHSSSYKLLRLCLITTRLQAIQSHASGGYSQASELPDISWDNVGFDNPMTTDYMFTVKCSEDGNFSDGGLQSFGKIELNPAACVLNYGQGVIEELKAYKKLDNSIVLFRPEENGLRMRMGAERMCMPAPTVEQFVEAVKLTVLANRRWVPPPNKGFLHIKPLLMGNGPVLSLTPAPEFTFLIYASSMGNTFKGGLEPINLVVENEIHRAVRGGAGTVNAIGNYAMVLKTQVEAKADGFSDVLYLDSVHKRYVEQTSTANIFLVKDKIISTPALEGTILPGVTRKSIIEIACSQGYQVEERPVSIEELLEADEVFCTGYAVCLSPIGSITYLGKRVSYQETGLGGVSEQLYQALSNIQMGLAEENRGWIVTLK